The DNA region CCCCAGGGTCCCCAGGGTCAACGATACATTAGATGTGAAAATGGGCCAGGCCCGGGTTTTAGGCCGCGGCCGTGGCTGTGGCTGTGGCTTTGTTGGCGCGGGTCACCAAGCGTGACTTCAGCCGTGCCGCGGTGTTGCGGTGGATCAGGCCCTTGCGCACCGACTTGTCGATGCGGGAAACCGTCGCACTCACTTGCAGAGGATCGGCTTTGCCTTCGTCCAG from Acidobacteriota bacterium includes:
- the rpsT gene encoding 30S ribosomal protein S20, which codes for MPNHYSALKRVRQTKRKTAVNRSNKGVLRASLRGLRSTLDEGKADPLQVSATVSRIDKSVRKGLIHRNTAARLKSRLVTRANKATATATAAA